One Pricia mediterranea genomic window, TAGGTTTTGTGAATATGAAGAAAAAGGGTAAGAAATAACAAAAAATAGTCCTTTTACTTTTAAAGGGAGAGAGAGAATTAATGTTAGTAAAGGCTTGTAACCGTGCGTTATGCTGTGTTACAAGCCTATTCATTTTAATGAATCTCAAATAGATTCTTCTCACGAGGTAAGGGAAAATCTAAATGCGAGTAGACGGTGGGAGGGGAGTGTGATGTTTCTAGAATGATATTTTACTACAAATTTTAACTTGTTGCCAGAATAGGTGCTTTTATTCTTGTTAATTTTTTGTATATTTATAAGTATTATAAAAAGTACTTCCTTTTTTTATTTCTTCCCCCCTTTAATTAAACATGAAAACACGCGGTAATGGGCATATCATGTATTTAATTATTCAAATTTATTTATTTGGTATGGTTAAAACTGTCCTATTCATTGTCAAGAGAAGTTAGAAAAGCTTCATCTAAAAACTTTTGAGCTGATTAATAACGTTAGCTTATCTTATTTGGTCTTGGATATCTGGAAAAAGCATATACTACCCGTCTGAGATAAATACGCATATGTGATCTGCAATCCAAGGTGTAATGTGAACCTAAAGTAAGGACAACCATGAAAAAACTTGAGAAGCATCTTTTGAGAATTTTAAAGGAAATTTATGGCATTCCTGAAAAACAACGGACTAAAGAACAAAATGAATTTATGTCCAATGTGATGTCAAAGAACTTGGATGCCGGAGAAAATATTGAAGGAATTATAGATAAGAAAGCCCTGTACAAAGGCATTAATTTGGACTTTCCAGGTCATGAAGTCACTATTGATCTTGATGAAAAAGATTGGCAAAAAACTCTTGGAACTATCTCTAATTTTACGGAATCGGGTGGATTGAACAAACCTTATCTCGGTTCTATTGATATCGATTCCGACGATTGGTTTCCGAGTCAATCTACCAAGTCTAGCGATAAAGATAACACTTAGTCAAAGGGCCGATTGCGTTTAAATCTTCAATCATGGAAACCAAAAATCAAACTCATATCGTTCAGTTTATAGAAGCGTTAAAAACGGTTGTTCCCGAAGAACTCAATGAGTTGCAAAAAAGCTTTTTGCAACTCTTTTCAAATGATGTCCCAGATTACAAAAGACTAAATACCTTATTAAATGATAGGAAGCTCTATGAAAGAATGAGTATATCGTATATAAAAAACATGGATTTGACTTCCGAAGATTGGAAAGCTATCCATCGTAATCTACTCGAAACGGATGAACATGCTGTTGATAGTGAAATATTAACTGAAAGTATCGATTTTCCGCCTCCTAAAGGCAATAACTCCACTGATTCGACATCAACGCCACCAGAGGATACAGAACCACCGCTCCGCCCACCCACTGCACCATTGAATGTTATTTATTTCACCGCTGAACTTAATGACACCATGGACGATATAAATATTCGCTTTAAGAAACCGAAGCAAGCGTGGCCTTCCGAACTTTCACTTTTTGTTGCGGATTTGGACAAGGTGCAGAATACGGTCAATGAGATTTATGGAGGAAAAGCACGAGAATCATTAATGCGTTCTCTAGCTGGCATAGCTAGGGTTGGGGGTACTTCTACCTTCTTAGAATTGGCAATATTGCAATTGGAGCAGTTCAGGAATGAGCTTGTTTTACGAAAAGGAGACGAGCTCAAACATTCTTTTCTTAAGGCTTTAGGTATTTATTCGCTTGTGGTTATTGGCAGTTGCCTACTTATACTTGTCCTACAGAATTTTAGATGGGTAACTTTCAACATTACCTCAATGATCGACCCTGTATTATTTAACAATGGATTGTTCATACTAATTGGTGCCTCTATAGGCGCATGGCTTTCGTTTGCGATTCGAAAAAAAGAAATTGTCTTTAGCGACTTAAGAATTCTCAGCGACAACAAGAGTGGCCCCTTGATACGACTGATAATCGTTTTGCTGATTTCGATATGCTTTTACTTTATGTTCCTAACAAATTTTGTAAATATTAAGATTGGTGAGTTCTTTGACACAAGCAATCTGTTAAATATTGACTATCGAAATCTAGCATTTTTGGTGGGTGTTTTCTTGGGTCTCTCTGAAAACTCTATTGGCGGAAAACTTACTTCACAAATAGATGGTTTTATTAGTAAATTTTAAGCAATGCCGCCCACTATGGTTAACTTTCTAAATTAATACAGTATGACCGTATTCGTAATTAGAGATTTAATAAATCGCAATCAATGCTTAGGTATTTGTGTGGTTAGAAATGCGGAAAATAAAATCGTTTTCACATCTCAAAGTCTAGAAAGAGGTTGGCTAAACAATGTTAGGAACATCTCATGTATACCGGCCGGTAAGTATGATTTAAGGTTAGAATGGTCCCCTAGGTTCCAAACGCATTTATGGGAAATTTATAACGTGCCCAATAGAAGAGAATGTAAATTTCACGCTGCGAATTTTGTAAGACAATTAAATGGTTGTATTGCGTTAGGTAGCAACAGGGTATTTCTTGATAACGATGGTTTAATTGATATTTCCAACAGTAGAAATACAATGAGAAGATTCCACCATGTTTTAAATGGCCTACACATATCTAGATTACATGTGGTGAATTCGGTAGTATAAAAATCTTATGATAATTTAAGTATTGGTTTTATGGCAACAGTTCGAAAAACGGTAACTTTTACCGAACAGCAGAATAAATGGATAAAAGCGCGAATCGAAGTAGGGGAATTCACAAATGACAGCGAATATCTAAGAAATCTTGTACGTCTGGACCAAGCTAACAATGCCAAGTTTATTTCGCTAAAAACAAAACTTGTTGAGGGTCTTGAAAGCAGTGTAAGCAATAAATCGTTGCCTGATATCATGAAAGAAGTCGAAGCACGTATGCGGGAAGATGGCAGTCTATAGACTTTCTAGAAAAGCCGAAATAGATTTGGCAGCAATGTATGGGTTTGGTATTTACAAGTTTGGGCTATCGCAAGCACAAAACTACTTTTATGCTATGCACGAAGTGTTTGAAACACTTGTTGAAAATGTGAATTTAGGTCGTGATGCCTCGGAGTTTATTGAAGATTTGAAAAGATTCTCTATATGGCGCACACCATATTTTACTTACTAGCGGCAAGCGGAACTTTTGTTCTTAGAGTTTTAAGCCAACGCATTGACTATGAGAGTAACCTGCAAAAGGGTTAGGAATACACCGAAATCACCTATACCTTATGGCAATTTTACATAACGGCTAATTATAGATACAGCGTTGCGAGGATTCTCGTATACGGGAAGTCTTGGATTTCCCAGCTTAGAATAAATTCTGTTTTGAGTAGAAAGGTTCAAGAAACGTAAATTAAAAATGCCGATGACCCCGTTGATAATTCCCATAAAAACTACAAAGGTCAGGGATATTTGACATAATATAATTATAGCTTACAGGTAAGATGGTGAATAACAAATACCTATGCTCATAACTGTACTATAATTTACATTATGTCAAATAGAAAATAAGTTTTGGCGAAATGGATTTGTATCCTAAGGTTTAAGACTTGCCCCTCTCTCAAAGGACGATCTCGCAATTCCGGCAATTCGTAATAAGCCCTTTATCTAATCGCAAAACGAGTCGACCTAACTAGCAAATCTATTTAGATAAAAGAATCGGTTCGGGCTTGATACTTATATGGGAATTTCGTCTTTATCACTTCTTGTTCCCAGAACACGAACAACATACTCGTCAACACTGTTTTGAAGTTTGTTGAATTCGGACAGCTGTTGCTTGGCGCGTTCCATATATTCATCAAAATAATCGTCGACCATTTTCTTTTTTTCCTTAAGCATATATATCGTTTCGGAATTCTTCTGGCTTAAGTTGTCCAGTCCCTTTCGAAGGAATTCGATTCTTTCAAACAGGCTGTACGTGGTCGGCTCACATCGGTATGAGCTCAAATGGACACGAAGCCGTTTAAGATCTTTCTGAACGAGCTCCAAACGTTGAACCAAAACATTTTTATCTGTTTCACCGATACCAAATCGTTGTGGTTTTACTGCTTCCATAGGGACGGATTTAGGTGGTTCGAAATTTCTTGAATGCCGGGGATCTATAAGCCAAAGCCTATGGCCTCCAATAAAGTTACGGAAAAAAACGGTCCGGTAGATGTCTAAAAATTAGGTTTTTCCTACTTTAACAGTACGTTTTGTATTCTTATACAATTTTTATCAACAACTACTCCATGCTCTAAGTCAAAAAATTATGTTTTTAGACACTTGCTATTTGAAACTTAACTGTAATTTACACGCATGGAAATAAATTTTGAATACGACAACGTCAATGCCAGTGACCGATTGGAAGAACTGGCCACCCAAAAAATTAATAAATTGGTAGATAAGTACGACTTTATGGTACGTGCCGATGTCTTCTTTAAAACGGAGAATACTTCTTCCGATGATACGGGAATGATCTGTAACATTCGTGTCAGTGCCCCGGGACCAAGACTTTTTGCGGAAGCTAGCCACGATAGCTTCGAAGCTTCCATCAAAGAGGCGGTAAATGACTTGGACCGTCAATTGAAGAAGAAAAAGGAAAAAATGAAATCCCACTAACGAACGTCCTTAGAGGGGAAAATGTGGAAAAAAATCCGTTTTCATTTTAAAATGAAAACGGATTTTTTCTGTTTTTAATAATTACAAGCGTTTGCCTTCCTTTTGAATATCAGTAAATTAGGGAATGTTCAACATCGAGCGTAATTCCTGTTGGTCGGTACTTACCCCATAAACTTTTTCATCGACTTCCATAGCCTTGGTTGCGGCCAAATCCCCTACATAAATGGGTATGAACCCGATATCGCTGATTAGCTGTTCCGTTACGGATTTACTTTTAGCATCTTGTGCCGCGAAGGGTACGGCCATGGGGTCCTGAGAATCGAAAGCACGTTCTTTTAAATCCTTGGCGTGAATGGTATTAAAAGCCTTTGCGGTCAATCCGGTCATAAATTTCGTAGCCGTATATTCAGAGGCATTGCGATTGTCGTCCCGAACATCCTGTGCCATTTCCCCATCGCGTTCGGGATAGGGATTCGTAGCGTCTATGATGACCTTGCCACCGTATTCCCCCGCATAGAGCTCGGCAATTTTATCAATATCCTTGAAAGGTACCGCCAAAAGATATACATCGGCCTTTGCCTCGAAGGCTTCGGTCACCGAGACTGCCTTGGAGTCTCCCCCACTCTCTTTTACCAGACCTTTTAATTCATTGGGATGTCGCGAACTGAACAGCACTTCGTGGCCGGCTTTGGCCCAGTGCTTTCCTAAAGTTCCACCAATATCACCGCTTCCTATAATTCCTATTTTCATAAGTTATGATTTTAAATTGTTGCTATGTAAATCGCGTACGTGCACGTCGCAATTTTAATTAAATTCTTTTTAGTCGTACATGGCCCCCTTGCCCTAAGCTTCTCCCCTCGCCGGATAATCCTTTTTCTTGATGAAATCAATGGCCTTTAACAAATCGTCTAGTTTAGGCCTGGCGAAAGGCATTGTTTGTACGGATGCTGCGTAGAGGGTCTTATCGGGCCGTACTAGGAACAGACCGGGTTCGGAGAACTGTTCCGGCTCTTCATCCTTTATTCCTTCGGAGATAAATAAACCCCATTCCCTCGCTTCTTCAATGGATAGTCCGTAGCCCACGGGCAATGCGGTGATATCCCATTCTTCTGCGGTTTTTTTGGCTAGTTTCTCCGAATCGCAGCTTGCAGCGATTATGTTGACACCACGGTCACTAAAATCTTCCAGTTTATTGGCCAGGGCCTCTAACTGCTTTTTGCACTCAGGGCAATGTAACCCTCGGTAGAAAACCAACATAGTGAAGTTTTCGACTTGCTGGGCCTCAAGGTTCCATTGTGTGTCGTTGATTAGCTCCAGTTTTAGGTCAGGTACTTCTTGTCTCGGTTTTATCATGGTTCTTTTTTGCTTAGGGAATCGACCACCATTGCTACAGGTTGTAATTCAGTTTTAATTTTCACATAACGTTTCACTTGGGGTCGGGTCAGTATATTTGCCATTTCCTCATTTTCCTGAGCGGATAATTGACGCAACATATGTAATTTGTCCTCCGTCGTTATGTCTAATTTCTTGATTTTTTCCGCCCGAATCAGAAATTCGCTGAGCTTTCGCTCGAAAAGACGGGTCTGGGTCCCCGTCATTACCAGTTCCGGTTGATACTTTTCCGTCAGCTCCCGTGCTTTCTCTTCCGTGGTGATTTTCCCTTCTTGCAAAAGGGGGTCTTGTCCATAAATGGTTCCGAAGCTTGCGAATACTATAACTAGAATGCCGATGTATCTAATCATATCTTTCTAACATTTAAAGTTTCCGTTATTGGCCCCACTCGTCCTTAAAAGCAAATTCACCTTGAGGATTTCGCTTTCGCTTCGCGGTTTCCTGTTCACGTAGTTCTTCGGAAAGTTCGTCCAGAGGGCCTCCATAGTACCCGATCGCAACGGCGGTCGATATGTGGTATCCATCGGGGATATCAAAGACTTCGTGTGCTTTTTTCCAATCCACGCCCGCCATATGGTGTAGGGCAATGCTCATATACTGTGCCTGTACGGTCATATTTCCAAGACTAAGGCCTAAATCATGTAGCGCGTGAAAGTTATCCCGCCCATCGTCCGTTTTCTCCTTATACGCGGTCAACATCAGTACCGGGGCCTCGGGCGCCCATTTCTTATTGAAGTCGCTCAGGCAACTGACAATTTTATCAAAACTGTCGGTTCCGTTTCTCGCATAGATAAACCGCCAAGGCTGCAAATTCGATGAGCTGGCGGACCAGCGTACGGCCTCGAAGAGCCGGTTCAGGTCGCTATCGGTCACCTTGGTATCCGCGAAGACACGTGGGCTGTATCGCTGCTTTAGCAACGCGTAAATCTCATGGTCGTTGTCCGCTATCTTATCCAGGGCCAATTGCCTCTCTTCGTTCATGTGTTCGGTGTCCTTCATTTGGTTTCAATTTATGTTAGATGCTAAAAATAGGACTTCGTTCCGATATAGCTTGACGCGACAGAAGTATTTTTTAATGGCATCCGTAGTTCGGGAAATTCCATCGGCAACAATTCTTTTCAATTGGGACTAAACCCGCTGCGATTGCATCAACCCAAATCTCGAAATTGACTATATTCGCTGCTGAAAATTATATTCGTATGTGGATTTGGGCAGGCTTTATTACCATAATCATTTTCTTTCTGGCACTGGATCTGGGGGTGTTCCATAAACATGATCATGTTATAAAAAGTAGGGAAGCGGGTATATGGACCGCCATTTGGGTCACCGTCGCCCTTTCTTTTAGCGGGGTCATTTGGTGGCTTTTCTCTGAGGGTCTGGTCGATAATCCGACACAGCTTACCCCTCAAAATGCCGTACTCAAGTATATTACTGGATATCTGATAGAGCTTTCCCTGAGTATCGATAACGTTTTTGTGATCGCGGTGATATTTTCTTCCTTTAAAATTCCCGCTCTGTACCAGCATCGGGTTTTGTTCTGGGGTATTTTGGGCGCTATCGTTTTTAGGGGATTGATGATACTTTTCGGGGTGGCATTGATCAATAAGTTTGAGTGGATAATCTACGTTTTCGGGGTCTTTCTGCTCATCACCGCCTTTAGGATGCTGAAATCCGATGACCACGCGGCCGATCCAAAGAATTCATGGTTGTTCAAACAGCTTAAAAAAATAGTTCCCATCACCTCCGAAAGACACGGACACGATTTTTTTATCAAGCGTATGGGCGTAACCGCCGCCACTCCCCTATTTGTGGCCTTGATGGTCATCGAACTGACAGACATACTCTTTGCGTTGGACAGTATTCCGGCGATTTTGGCGATTACCGCCGACCCGTTCATCGTTTTTAGTTCCAACATTTTGGCAATTCTAGGCCTGCGGTCCATGTATTTTTTGATTTCAAGAATGCTGGAAAAATTTCGCTACATCAATTATAGCCTTGTTGTCATTTTGGCCTTTGTCGGTCTTAAAATGTTGTTTTCACATTATATACATCTCCCTGAATGGGTATCTTTAACAGTGATAGCGGTTGCCTTGATTGCGGGTATTTTGGCCTCCCTGTTAATCTCGAAGGATAAGGGAGAAGTACCGCCCCGACCATAGCAGATTTCATTTGGGCGAATTTTACGATTGCGGTCGGTACAGTTGGCTTTGATCGATCCGGTCGCACATTTCGTTTGTTCCATATAATACTGCTAGAATGCAAGAAAGCAACATAACGGTTTCCGATTCCCTCGCCTTGTTCTATGAGCGGTTTATCGCGCAGTTGCCCGGCATAGGGATGGGCCTTCTGATCATAATTTTGGGCTTGTTGATCGGTTCTTGGTTGGGCGCTTTCGCGCGCAGGCGACTGGCCGCAAAAACCGACGATCCCTTGATGAGCCGCTTTTTGGGTAAGGCCATCAAATACACCTTGATTATCATTGCCATAATGCTCGCCCTTAATGCCGCCGGTCTTGGGGCGGTAGCAGCGGGAATTTTGACCGCTGCAGGGGCCAGTGCCGTAGTACTTGGATTTGCTTTTAAGGATATCGGGGAAAACTTTATATCGGGTATCATCCTGGCCTTTAGCCGGCCTTTCGATGTGAACGATACGGTCATGATCGGGGAGAACTTCGGAAAGGTGAAAGCTTTGGAATTCCGCTACACCAAGCTGAAAACCTTCGATGGAAAGGATGTCTATATTCCCAATAGTGATGTGCTGACCACGCCCGTGACCAACTACACGGAGGATGGCTTTTTCCGGTGGGATTTCATAATCGGAATCGCTTATGAGGATAATATCGAAGGGGCAAAACGTACCGTACTGGAAGCCCTACGCACAGCACCGGGCGTCATAGAGGACGAAGAACACGAGAATTTTGTTATTGAGGACGAATTGGCCACCAGTACCGTAAATCTTAAAGTATTTTTCTGGGTAGATACCAAGGATTTCCGGAGGATGGCCCTGATTACAAAAGGTATAGTCGTTAAAAGCGTCAAGGAAGCCCTTGAGGACGCCGGATACTACATGCCCGCCGATATACAGGAAATCAAACTGTACGGTGGCGAAACGGAATTTCCCGTTCGCCTGCAGCCAAAACCGGATGAGGACAAGGAATAAAATCGGCCAATATCAATATCCATCAGCTCGCAAGCTTCTCTCGAAAGTCGTTGATCACCCCGCCTTTCATCAGTAGGTCGATCTGCCGTTCACTTAGACTGTGGCTTACGGTAATTTCAAAATCTTCATTTTTGTTTTTCACCTGAACCCGAATCGGGTTTCTCTCCCGAACATCTTTTTTTAGATTTTTAAAAGATACCAGTGCACCCTGTTCGATTTTTTCAAGGTCCCCATCGTTCTCGAATTCCAAGGGCAAAATACCGAAGTTCACGAGGTTCTGCCAGGCGATCCGGGCATAATCCTTAGCAATGACGGCAACTTGGCCCAGATATTTAGGCGCGATGGCGGCATGCTCCCTACTGCTGCCCTGGGCATAGTTCTCCCCGGCAATCACAATGTGGCCCCCGAACTCTTCCTTGGCATCCAAGGCTCTCTTATAAAAGGTTTCGTCGATTACTGCGTAAGAAAATTCACTGATTTTAGGAACGTTACTGCGAAAAGGCAAAACGTCCGCCCCCGCCTTCATGATTTCGTCGGTGGAAATATTGTCTCCCATCTTTAATAAAACCGGGATTTCGTATTCGGACTTCAGGCCTTCCATTTCAGGAAGGGATTTGATATTGGGTCCTTTCTTCAGTTCCAGGGCTGTCGTATTTTTTGGGGGTGCCACCAACATATCCTCGTTAATGATATGCAGCTCGGGAGCCTCGAATTTCGGATATTTCATATCGTACAGTTCCTCTAGGTCACGCGGATCCGTGATCTTTCCGGTCAATGCGGAGGCCGCTGCGGTCTCGGGGCTGCATAAATAGACCTGATCGTCCTTAGTGCCCGATCGATCGGGGAAGTTCCTTGGCATGGTCCTCAAGCTAATGGTATTGCTCGCGGGGGCTTGGCCCATCCCGATGCAGCCCATGCATCCGGATTGGTGAAAACGTGCCCCTGCGGTAATCAAATTGCCAAAAGCCTTGTTTTCGATCATGTTCTGTATGATCTGTCGCGAAGTGGGATTGATATCGAAGGAGACCTCTTCGGCAGTGGATTTCCCCTCCACTATCGCCCCCGCTATCCAAAAGTCCCGCAGTCCCGGGTTGGCGGAAGAGCCGATGACCACTTGACTAATGGGCCTGCCTTCCACCTCGCGAACGGGTACCACGTTTCCGGGACTTGTGGGCAGGGCAATCAAGGGTACCAGGTTATCGAGCACAATTTCATCCTCTAGGTCATAGCTTGCGCCTTCGTCCGCCTTGAGTTCCTGCCAATCTTCTTCCCTCCCCTGAGATTTTAAAAAGCGTTTTGTTTCCCCGTCACTGGGAAAAACGGTAGTCGTAGCGCCCAGTTCCGCGCCCATGTTGGCAATAACGTGCCGGTCCATCGCGCTCAACTGCTCCAGCCCGTCCCCGTGATATTCGATGATTTTACCTACCCCACCCTTAACATCGTGGCGACGCAGCATTTCGAGGATTACATCTTTCGCGCTGACCCAGTCGGGCAGTTTGCCCGTCAGCTTCACGCCCATCACTTTCGGCATTTTCACAAAATAGGGCTGTCCCGCAATGGCGGCGGCCACATCGAGTCCGCCTGTACCGATGGCCAACATTCCCAGGGAGCCTGCAGCACAGCTATGGCTGTCCGACCCCACGAGGGTCTTACCCGGTTTTCCGAAACGCTCCATATGTATGGGGTGGCTCACTCCGTTCCCGGGCCTACTGAACCACAAGCCGAATTTTTGGGCGGCGGAATGCAGGAACAGGTGGTCATCGGCATTCTTGAAATCCGTCTGCAACAGATTATGGTCCACATACTGCACCGCCACTTCCGTCTTCGCCTGATCGAGTCCCATTGCTTCCAGTTCCAGCTGGACTAAGGTGCCGGTGGCATCCTGTAGCAAAGCTTGATCTATTTTCAGTCCGATTTCGGAACCGGGTTTCATTTCGCCTTCGATAAGATGGGAGCTGATCAGTTTTTGGGTGACGTTCATGGGTTTCATATCGGTATTATTTTGATTTTTTCTGGATTTCCGGTCTCTCGCGGCCCCGGGGGTCAGCGTTCGGGAACAAGATACTCATATTCCTAAAGACTAACCTCGAACCTAGTCTATTTTAATGAATAGGATAGACGGTATCAAAAAGAAATTTGCTACAAAACGAAAAATTGAATTTAAAATAAACCGATCGGTCTATTTTTTAGGTTCAAAATGACAAGGGGATGCTGCCCGCAATACATTTTTCCGTCCCTAATTTTTGCTGATTTTGGCATCGACGATCTGCAGGGCGTCCCCCACCGTTTGCATTCGGTCCATGTCATCGTTCTCGAGCATGATATCGAACGCATCCTCGACATCCAAAACTATATCCACCAGATTGGCGGAGTTAACGTTCAACTCCTCGATAAAATGACTTTCCATGGTAATATCGTCCACCGTCACGTCTTCCGGAAGGTAAATCTTGATAATATCCTTAAGCTTTTGATAGCGTTCATTCTTGGTCATATCTCTCAACATTGTCTTGTTCCCAATATTTAATACTAAATACTCAGTACTTAATACTCCTTAAAGATAACACAGGCATTGACATCTCCGAAGCCGAAACTGGACTTCGCCAAAATTTTAGGGCCATAATCCACAGTTTTTTGTGGGATTTTGGACTCATCCACTTTTTCCACGATTTGCGGATGAAGGTCTTCGCAATTGATGTTGCCGAAAATAGAGTTTTTTTCGAATTGTAGAAGGGCCGCTACGCACTCAATGCTTCCAGCGGCTGACAGGCAATGTCCGATTTGGCCTTTAAAGGAATTGATTAGAGGAAAATCTTCTCCGGACCGCCCCAACGCCTCACACCAATTTTCGATTTCAAGGGCGTCTTTTGCGGTTGCGGTCAAATGGCCGTTGATGGTATCGATATCGGAGTTGCGAATGCCCGAATTCCGCACTGCCTGGACGATACAGCGTTGTACGGCTTGGCTGTTGGGGGCGGTCATCGAGCCGTCACCACGCTGTCCGCCACTGTTTATAGACCCTCCCAGTACTTCCGCATATATTTTTGCTCCGCGTTCCTCTGCACTTACCAGGGATTCGAGCACCAATGCCCCCGCCCCGCTCCCCGGGACAAAGCCCGCTGCGGAGGCGCTCATGGGCCGACTGGCCTTATTCGGACTGTCGTTATAGTTTCGGGGCAGAATGCGGAGGGCGTCAAAGCCTCCCCATACGTAGGGACCGCTATCACTGCAGCTACCGGCAAGCATACGTTTGGCATTTCCGGTGGCGATACGGTCATAGGCCATTAAGATCGCTTCGGTACCGGTCGTACAGGCGGAGGAGTTGGTGGTCACTTGATTGCCACATCCCAACACCCCGTTCAGATAGGCACTGATTCCGCTGGCCATGGTCTGGATTACCGCCGTACTTCCAAGGCGTCGGACGTTTTGGGCATCGATCAATCGTACGGCTTCCCGAAACTTGGCCACCCCCAATGTACCTGCGCCGAATACTATACCACTGTCCCAATCCGGAAGCTCTGGGGAAGCTATGGGAAGGCCGGCATTGTTCCAGGCGTCGGTACCGGCTATCACCCCGTAGATGATGCCCGTAGCATTTAGGTCGCGTCGCTGCAAGGATGTAAAGTGGTGGTTTAGATGATTTTCGGTAACTTCCGGTCGTCCCGCAATTTGACATCCGAAACGAAGTTCTTCAAGTTCTGGTATAAAACGGATGCCGCTTTCC contains:
- a CDS encoding DUF5675 family protein — encoded protein: MTVFVIRDLINRNQCLGICVVRNAENKIVFTSQSLERGWLNNVRNISCIPAGKYDLRLEWSPRFQTHLWEIYNVPNRRECKFHAANFVRQLNGCIALGSNRVFLDNDGLIDISNSRNTMRRFHHVLNGLHISRLHVVNSVV
- a CDS encoding type II toxin-antitoxin system ParD family antitoxin — translated: MATVRKTVTFTEQQNKWIKARIEVGEFTNDSEYLRNLVRLDQANNAKFISLKTKLVEGLESSVSNKSLPDIMKEVEARMREDGSL
- a CDS encoding type II toxin-antitoxin system RelE/ParE family toxin — translated: MAVYRLSRKAEIDLAAMYGFGIYKFGLSQAQNYFYAMHEVFETLVENVNLGRDASEFIEDLKRFSIWRTPYFTY
- the hpf gene encoding ribosome hibernation-promoting factor, HPF/YfiA family, whose amino-acid sequence is MEINFEYDNVNASDRLEELATQKINKLVDKYDFMVRADVFFKTENTSSDDTGMICNIRVSAPGPRLFAEASHDSFEASIKEAVNDLDRQLKKKKEKMKSH
- a CDS encoding NADPH-dependent F420 reductase → MKIGIIGSGDIGGTLGKHWAKAGHEVLFSSRHPNELKGLVKESGGDSKAVSVTEAFEAKADVYLLAVPFKDIDKIAELYAGEYGGKVIIDATNPYPERDGEMAQDVRDDNRNASEYTATKFMTGLTAKAFNTIHAKDLKERAFDSQDPMAVPFAAQDAKSKSVTEQLISDIGFIPIYVGDLAATKAMEVDEKVYGVSTDQQELRSMLNIP
- a CDS encoding peroxiredoxin-like family protein, with the protein product MIKPRQEVPDLKLELINDTQWNLEAQQVENFTMLVFYRGLHCPECKKQLEALANKLEDFSDRGVNIIAASCDSEKLAKKTAEEWDITALPVGYGLSIEEAREWGLFISEGIKDEEPEQFSEPGLFLVRPDKTLYAASVQTMPFARPKLDDLLKAIDFIKKKDYPARGEA
- a CDS encoding nitroreductase family protein; its protein translation is MKDTEHMNEERQLALDKIADNDHEIYALLKQRYSPRVFADTKVTDSDLNRLFEAVRWSASSSNLQPWRFIYARNGTDSFDKIVSCLSDFNKKWAPEAPVLMLTAYKEKTDDGRDNFHALHDLGLSLGNMTVQAQYMSIALHHMAGVDWKKAHEVFDIPDGYHISTAVAIGYYGGPLDELSEELREQETAKRKRNPQGEFAFKDEWGQ
- a CDS encoding TerC family protein; translation: MWIWAGFITIIIFFLALDLGVFHKHDHVIKSREAGIWTAIWVTVALSFSGVIWWLFSEGLVDNPTQLTPQNAVLKYITGYLIELSLSIDNVFVIAVIFSSFKIPALYQHRVLFWGILGAIVFRGLMILFGVALINKFEWIIYVFGVFLLITAFRMLKSDDHAADPKNSWLFKQLKKIVPITSERHGHDFFIKRMGVTAATPLFVALMVIELTDILFALDSIPAILAITADPFIVFSSNILAILGLRSMYFLISRMLEKFRYINYSLVVILAFVGLKMLFSHYIHLPEWVSLTVIAVALIAGILASLLISKDKGEVPPRP
- a CDS encoding mechanosensitive ion channel family protein; this translates as MQESNITVSDSLALFYERFIAQLPGIGMGLLIIILGLLIGSWLGAFARRRLAAKTDDPLMSRFLGKAIKYTLIIIAIMLALNAAGLGAVAAGILTAAGASAVVLGFAFKDIGENFISGIILAFSRPFDVNDTVMIGENFGKVKALEFRYTKLKTFDGKDVYIPNSDVLTTPVTNYTEDGFFRWDFIIGIAYEDNIEGAKRTVLEALRTAPGVIEDEEHENFVIEDELATSTVNLKVFFWVDTKDFRRMALITKGIVVKSVKEALEDAGYYMPADIQEIKLYGGETEFPVRLQPKPDEDKE
- a CDS encoding aconitate hydratase, encoding MKPMNVTQKLISSHLIEGEMKPGSEIGLKIDQALLQDATGTLVQLELEAMGLDQAKTEVAVQYVDHNLLQTDFKNADDHLFLHSAAQKFGLWFSRPGNGVSHPIHMERFGKPGKTLVGSDSHSCAAGSLGMLAIGTGGLDVAAAIAGQPYFVKMPKVMGVKLTGKLPDWVSAKDVILEMLRRHDVKGGVGKIIEYHGDGLEQLSAMDRHVIANMGAELGATTTVFPSDGETKRFLKSQGREEDWQELKADEGASYDLEDEIVLDNLVPLIALPTSPGNVVPVREVEGRPISQVVIGSSANPGLRDFWIAGAIVEGKSTAEEVSFDINPTSRQIIQNMIENKAFGNLITAGARFHQSGCMGCIGMGQAPASNTISLRTMPRNFPDRSGTKDDQVYLCSPETAAASALTGKITDPRDLEELYDMKYPKFEAPELHIINEDMLVAPPKNTTALELKKGPNIKSLPEMEGLKSEYEIPVLLKMGDNISTDEIMKAGADVLPFRSNVPKISEFSYAVIDETFYKRALDAKEEFGGHIVIAGENYAQGSSREHAAIAPKYLGQVAVIAKDYARIAWQNLVNFGILPLEFENDGDLEKIEQGALVSFKNLKKDVRERNPIRVQVKNKNEDFEITVSHSLSERQIDLLMKGGVINDFREKLAS
- a CDS encoding acyl carrier protein, producing MTKNERYQKLKDIIKIYLPEDVTVDDITMESHFIEELNVNSANLVDIVLDVEDAFDIMLENDDMDRMQTVGDALQIVDAKISKN